The following proteins are co-located in the Alphaproteobacteria bacterium genome:
- a CDS encoding anhydro-N-acetylmuramic acid kinase — protein sequence MNAQWVVGMMSGTSLDGIDVAAIKTDGLSVFEIGPAKLYPYDIEFVEEIRRILGSHEETPYIKELEKKLTVLHAEAYENFLKTFNIPRAEIKLIGFHGHTILHESPKKFPKGRTWQLGDGALLSEMTKTPVVWDMRQNDVQHGGEGAPLVPVYHQALLRNFQKPVAVLNVGGVANITWISDDDLVAFDTGPGNALINDWVWKKLQIPYDVGGAIAAKGKCDQKVLEHFGRNPYFAIKPPKSLDRNEFSLEVVEHLSVEDGAATLTEMTVLGVFKALQFLPETPKVWYISGGGRHNKTLCQRLEHYLKPACVDSIDILNTDGDFVEAQAFAFLAMRSVKGLPLSFPHTTGVAVPLAGGMYKFK from the coding sequence ATGAACGCACAATGGGTTGTAGGAATGATGAGTGGCACGTCACTGGATGGCATTGACGTGGCTGCGATTAAGACAGATGGTCTTTCTGTGTTTGAGATAGGGCCGGCTAAGTTGTACCCCTATGACATAGAATTTGTTGAAGAAATCCGCCGAATTTTGGGCTCTCACGAGGAAACGCCCTACATAAAAGAACTTGAAAAAAAGCTGACGGTTTTGCATGCTGAGGCCTATGAAAATTTTCTAAAAACATTCAATATTCCTCGGGCAGAAATTAAATTAATTGGCTTTCACGGTCATACGATTTTGCATGAATCCCCCAAGAAATTTCCAAAGGGTCGCACTTGGCAACTGGGAGATGGTGCCTTGTTAAGTGAAATGACCAAGACTCCCGTTGTGTGGGACATGCGGCAAAATGATGTGCAGCATGGGGGAGAGGGGGCGCCTTTAGTGCCTGTATATCATCAGGCGCTGCTTCGGAATTTTCAGAAACCTGTGGCTGTTTTGAATGTGGGGGGTGTTGCCAATATTACCTGGATATCGGATGATGATTTGGTGGCTTTTGATACGGGGCCGGGTAATGCCCTGATTAACGATTGGGTGTGGAAAAAACTGCAGATTCCTTATGACGTTGGGGGTGCTATAGCTGCAAAAGGCAAATGTGATCAGAAGGTGTTAGAGCACTTTGGTCGCAATCCCTATTTTGCCATTAAGCCCCCAAAATCTTTGGATAGGAATGAGTTTAGTTTAGAGGTTGTTGAGCATTTGTCTGTGGAAGATGGGGCGGCAACCTTGACAGAAATGACGGTTTTAGGGGTTTTTAAGGCCCTACAGTTTCTGCCAGAGACTCCAAAGGTTTGGTACATATCGGGGGGAGGGCGCCACAATAAAACTCTGTGTCAGCGCTTAGAGCACTATTTGAAGCCGGCCTGTGTAGACTCTATTGATATTTTGAATACAGATGGAGACTTTGTTGAGGCTCAAGCTTTTGCCTTTTTAGCCATGAGATCTGTTAAAGGATTGCCCCTGAGCTTCCCCCATACGACGGGGGTGGCTGTGCCTTTAGCGGGTGGAATGTATAAGTTCAAATAG
- the rlmN gene encoding 23S rRNA (adenine(2503)-C(2))-methyltransferase RlmN, whose amino-acid sequence MFGEKCKLIFARRLKTIETFEVQAYIKEMTTEKHSLIGLSLEDMTSWALSVGLRPFRAQQIYHWVYGLGVRSFDQMKNLPKNVQETLAETFHLDRLDLNTAQTSVDGTQKWLLSLKDGQEIETVHIPERTRGTLCISSQVGCTLTCKFCHTGTQLLVRNLTAAELLGQMFMARDVFGEWPAPQENRHVSNIVLMGMGEPLYNYENVKKALAIAMDPAGFNMPKRSITLSTSGVVPFIEQCGKELGVNLAISLHAVTNELRNRIMPINRKYSLEELMAACQAYPGTSKSNRITFEYVMLKGVNDSLADARGLVKLLKNIHAKINLIPFNSWPEAPYECSDWQTIEKFAAVLEEAGYASPIRKTRGEDILAACGQLKSLSMRQKKSKL is encoded by the coding sequence GTGTTTGGTGAAAAATGTAAATTAATTTTTGCCAGAAGACTGAAAACCATTGAAACCTTTGAAGTGCAGGCCTATATAAAAGAGATGACAACAGAAAAACATTCTTTAATTGGGTTATCCTTAGAAGATATGACCTCTTGGGCCTTAAGTGTGGGATTGCGACCTTTTCGGGCACAACAGATTTATCATTGGGTTTATGGGCTGGGCGTGCGGTCTTTTGACCAGATGAAAAATTTGCCCAAAAATGTTCAAGAAACCTTGGCTGAAACTTTTCATTTAGACCGATTGGACTTAAATACAGCGCAGACCTCAGTAGATGGCACGCAAAAATGGTTGCTTTCTTTGAAAGATGGGCAAGAGATAGAAACAGTTCATATTCCTGAACGTACACGGGGGACCTTGTGTATTTCATCCCAGGTGGGTTGTACTCTAACCTGTAAGTTTTGCCATACGGGGACACAGCTTCTTGTCAGAAATCTGACGGCTGCTGAGCTATTGGGCCAAATGTTTATGGCCCGCGATGTTTTTGGAGAATGGCCTGCGCCCCAGGAGAACCGACATGTTTCCAATATTGTGCTGATGGGGATGGGGGAGCCCCTGTATAATTACGAGAATGTCAAAAAAGCCCTGGCTATTGCTATGGACCCTGCCGGGTTCAATATGCCTAAACGATCAATTACTTTGTCAACTTCAGGGGTTGTCCCATTTATTGAACAGTGTGGAAAAGAGTTGGGTGTTAATCTGGCGATTTCCCTGCACGCCGTGACAAATGAACTGCGGAACCGGATTATGCCGATTAATAGGAAATACTCTCTGGAAGAGCTGATGGCCGCCTGCCAAGCCTATCCTGGTACCAGCAAGTCTAATCGGATTACTTTTGAATATGTGATGCTGAAAGGTGTAAATGATTCTTTGGCGGATGCTCGTGGCTTAGTAAAGTTGCTGAAAAATATTCATGCAAAAATTAACCTTATTCCCTTTAACTCTTGGCCGGAAGCTCCTTATGAATGTTCCGACTGGCAGACTATTGAGAAGTTTGCCGCGGTGTTAGAGGAGGCAGGATATGCGTCCCCCATCCGTAAAACCAGAGGAGAAGATATTTTGGCGGCCTGTGGCCAGTTAAAGTCGTTGAGTATGAGACAAAAGAAAAGCAAACTCTAG
- a CDS encoding carbonic anhydrase, which produces MPKAINDLIKGCKEFKLHYFDNHHPLFETLSQGQKPKALVISCSDSRVDPVIVTKCEPGDLFVIRNVANLVPPYEQDNGYHGTSAALEFGIGTLGIQHIIVFGHTQCEGIHHLLTEQDCQIKKRSFISQWMNLANWAHMHTKQNRKNLSHQQQVSLCGQYSLIHSLNNLMTFPWIKEKVENNQLTLHAWQFNIATGDVAAFTPKTFPVAEENVDVFKILN; this is translated from the coding sequence ATGCCGAAAGCAATTAACGATCTCATTAAGGGTTGTAAGGAATTCAAGTTACATTATTTTGATAATCATCATCCTCTATTTGAGACTTTATCACAGGGGCAAAAGCCAAAGGCTCTGGTCATTTCTTGCTCTGACTCTCGGGTAGACCCGGTAATTGTAACCAAGTGCGAACCAGGGGATTTATTTGTTATTCGCAATGTGGCCAACTTGGTCCCCCCCTATGAACAGGATAATGGATACCATGGCACCAGTGCAGCCTTAGAATTTGGTATAGGCACCCTGGGCATTCAGCACATCATCGTCTTTGGCCACACCCAATGCGAGGGTATTCATCACCTTTTGACCGAGCAAGATTGTCAAATAAAGAAACGCAGTTTTATTTCTCAGTGGATGAATTTGGCCAATTGGGCCCATATGCACACAAAGCAGAACAGGAAAAATCTTTCCCATCAACAACAAGTTAGCTTGTGTGGGCAATATTCCTTGATTCATTCATTGAACAACCTGATGACCTTTCCCTGGATCAAAGAAAAGGTTGAAAACAATCAGCTCACCTTGCATGCCTGGCAATTTAACATTGCCACAGGTGATGTGGCTGCATTCACCCCCAAGACCTTTCCCGTGGCTGAAGAGAACGTAGATGTCTTTAAAATTTTGAACTAA